A stretch of Candidatus Auribacterota bacterium DNA encodes these proteins:
- a CDS encoding flavodoxin family protein, with product MKAIAINASPRMNNGNTALILNPFIEGMREEGAEVELVYARTFTINPCLGCFYCWLKKPGECCQRDDMDTLNPKLRAARDAGRQLVREGRIAPETLRAVGRELMPLESYVKRVNSRFHELLTQRG from the coding sequence ATGAAGGCGATCGCCATCAACGCGAGCCCCAGGATGAACAACGGCAATACCGCACTCATTCTGAACCCGTTCATCGAGGGGATGAGAGAAGAAGGTGCGGAGGTTGAACTTGTCTATGCGCGCACGTTCACCATCAACCCGTGCCTCGGCTGCTTTTACTGCTGGCTCAAAAAACCGGGTGAGTGCTGCCAGAGGGACGACATGGATACACTCAATCCGAAGCTGCGCGCGGCGAGAGACGCGGGCCGCCAGCTCGTGAGAGAAGGCAGGATCGCCCCCGAAACGCTGCGCGCAGTGGGCCGCGAGCTCATGCCTTTGGAGAGCTACGTGAAGAGGGTAAACAGCCGTTTCCACGAGCTACTCACG
- a CDS encoding D-alanyl-D-alanine carboxypeptidase produces MKKTIMLAGALLLLCQFAIPSASAKSQSGSGRARIPDRTGTPYLGAIVVNAETGEVVFEDNADATCYPASIIKLMDLLLIEEKIQQNTLKLSDNVPVTAEAARTGGSEVWLKEKEVFPFEELLYALIVQSANDAAVALAIHIAGSTESFVGTMQGKADALGMKQTKFHTVHGLPPAKGQEPDVSSPRDLVMLARELLKYPDALRYTSTQARGFRNGAMEMRSHNHLLGSVDGCDGLKTGYFKLGGYSIVATAKRGGTRFIAVVVGSKEKKVRDAKARELLSKAFAKAPPKPAATPALEAGSRQAQAARRLPKTEKPARPGAAAKKIFLLVIVVVLGATLYCVWRRKGTPPSPPPGVHYQLK; encoded by the coding sequence ATGAAGAAGACAATTATGCTGGCCGGCGCGCTGCTTCTGCTGTGTCAATTCGCAATCCCCTCAGCCTCTGCTAAATCACAGTCGGGCTCGGGCCGCGCGAGGATTCCCGACCGGACGGGCACACCGTACCTCGGGGCCATCGTGGTCAACGCGGAGACCGGCGAGGTCGTCTTTGAGGACAATGCCGACGCAACATGTTACCCCGCGAGCATCATCAAGCTGATGGATCTCTTGCTGATCGAGGAAAAGATACAGCAGAACACGCTCAAATTGAGCGATAATGTCCCCGTTACGGCGGAAGCCGCGCGCACCGGCGGTTCCGAGGTGTGGCTGAAGGAGAAGGAGGTATTCCCCTTCGAGGAGCTCCTGTACGCGCTCATCGTCCAGTCGGCGAACGACGCCGCAGTGGCGCTCGCCATCCACATTGCCGGATCAACCGAGTCGTTCGTGGGCACGATGCAGGGAAAGGCCGACGCCCTTGGCATGAAGCAGACTAAATTTCACACTGTTCATGGATTGCCGCCGGCCAAGGGGCAGGAGCCGGATGTCAGTTCTCCGCGAGATCTCGTGATGCTCGCGCGCGAACTCCTCAAATACCCCGATGCGCTCCGGTACACCTCCACCCAGGCGCGCGGTTTCAGAAACGGGGCAATGGAGATGCGCAGCCATAACCACCTTCTTGGAAGTGTTGACGGCTGCGACGGACTGAAGACAGGCTACTTCAAACTCGGCGGGTATTCAATCGTCGCCACCGCGAAGCGCGGCGGCACCCGTTTCATCGCCGTGGTCGTGGGTTCGAAAGAAAAGAAAGTACGCGACGCGAAAGCGCGGGAACTATTATCCAAGGCCTTCGCCAAGGCCCCTCCCAAACCTGCCGCCACTCCCGCGCTGGAAGCGGGCTCCCGGCAGGCGCAGGCAGCGCGGCGGCTTCCCAAGACGGAAAAGCCAGCCAGGCCAGGAGCGGCGGCAAAAAAGATTTTCCTCCTGGTCATTGTCGTCGTATTGGGGGCCACGCTCTACTGCGTGTGGCGCCGGAAAGGGACTCCGCCATCGCCTCCTCCCGGCGTCCATTACCAGTTAAAATAG